One part of the [Synechococcus] sp. NIES-970 genome encodes these proteins:
- a CDS encoding hypothetical protein (conserved hypothetical protein), translated as MIEMHVAGIALDAITRSPIILLKDDSERRALPIYIAQDQARSIMNVLDQKVPPRPLTHDLFISLFDVWDLTLEKVIIHALEDHTFYAVLCTRQGALTQEIDCRPSDAIAIALRLDSPIWVVEEVISEASIPVDRDADEEERRAFREFVDQISPEDIIRHSQSANPEES; from the coding sequence ATGATTGAAATGCACGTTGCTGGGATTGCCCTAGATGCTATTACCCGGAGTCCGATTATCCTCCTGAAAGATGATTCTGAACGCCGTGCTTTACCGATCTACATTGCCCAGGATCAGGCCCGTTCGATCATGAATGTTCTGGATCAGAAAGTGCCGCCCCGTCCTCTCACCCATGATCTTTTTATCAGTCTCTTTGATGTGTGGGATTTAACCTTAGAAAAAGTCATTATCCATGCCCTTGAAGACCATACTTTCTATGCGGTGCTTTGTACCCGCCAAGGTGCATTGACCCAGGAGATCGATTGTCGGCCCAGTGATGCGATCGCCATTGCCCTGCGCCTAGACAGTCCGATCTGGGTTGTAGAAGAAGTAATTTCGGAAGCCTCCATTCCCGTAGACCGCGACGCAGATGAAGAAGAACGGCGAGCTTTCCGGGAATTTGTTGATCAAATTAGCCCCGAAGACATTATTCGCCACAGCCAATCGGCGAATCCGGAAGAGAGCTGA
- a CDS encoding recombinase family protein, giving the protein MTIFAYSYSDPLLGDEPVPWGEEVDRHYSDLGQRHQFQALLADLATDCPDYLLLRRLDELGDNLAEIGDRLQHLENFALQVIATEPPYQTGITLDKADLGQLFRTMGDRLRQQKIQRGHAKNRRQCLPPPGRAPYGYKRGQDRYLIDRSTAPVVKDFCEHFLLFGSLRGAVRHLEQRFGKKIAVSTGRNWLTNPVYRGHLHYCDGKTMLKTHAAILNPGEAAQIDRLLRRNRSLAPRSASAPRCLAGLVQCQNCGSALTIARVTRRHQAQEYLYLRPLTCPQTPKCRAIAYDQVFQATIQKICQDLPSLTQQSQGPAPREQQAQLQAEVQKKEALIAALPTLAAQGIFDPDTAAQRRYTLHNEIAQLQAQLNQLPPANLQAIATTLSLESFWYDLSEVERRFYLREFLAQIQIQRTGSQEWQIQLNFNFSTSFRYTES; this is encoded by the coding sequence ATGACCATTTTTGCCTATAGCTATAGCGACCCGCTCCTGGGGGATGAACCAGTGCCATGGGGGGAAGAAGTTGATCGCCATTACAGTGATTTGGGGCAGCGCCATCAATTCCAGGCGCTCTTGGCAGACCTGGCCACTGATTGCCCAGATTATTTGCTTCTGCGTCGCTTAGATGAGCTGGGGGATAACTTAGCAGAAATTGGCGATCGCCTCCAGCATCTCGAAAATTTTGCCCTCCAAGTGATTGCCACAGAGCCGCCCTATCAGACTGGGATAACCTTAGACAAAGCAGACCTTGGTCAACTGTTTCGCACCATGGGCGATCGCCTCAGACAACAAAAAATCCAACGGGGTCATGCCAAAAATCGTCGCCAATGCCTGCCTCCCCCAGGCCGCGCCCCCTACGGCTATAAACGGGGCCAAGACCGCTATTTAATTGATCGCAGTACTGCCCCTGTGGTGAAGGATTTTTGTGAACATTTTCTGCTATTTGGTTCCCTGCGGGGGGCTGTACGCCACCTGGAACAACGTTTTGGGAAAAAAATTGCCGTTTCTACAGGCCGCAACTGGTTGACCAATCCCGTTTACCGGGGCCATCTCCACTATTGTGACGGCAAGACCATGCTGAAAACCCACGCCGCCATTCTCAACCCCGGTGAAGCAGCCCAAATCGATCGCCTGTTGCGCCGTAACCGCTCCCTCGCGCCCCGTAGTGCCAGTGCGCCTCGATGTTTAGCCGGCTTAGTGCAATGTCAAAATTGCGGTAGTGCCCTCACCATCGCCCGGGTGACCCGCCGTCACCAGGCCCAAGAATATCTCTACTTACGGCCCTTAACCTGTCCCCAGACTCCAAAATGTCGGGCGATCGCCTATGACCAAGTCTTTCAAGCAACCATTCAAAAAATCTGCCAAGACCTACCAAGTCTCACCCAACAGTCCCAAGGCCCTGCCCCCAGGGAGCAACAAGCCCAGCTCCAGGCAGAAGTACAGAAAAAAGAAGCCCTGATCGCGGCCCTCCCAACATTGGCTGCCCAGGGAATTTTTGACCCTGATACCGCTGCCCAGCGCCGTTATACCCTCCACAATGAGATTGCTCAACTCCAAGCACAGCTCAATCAGCTCCCCCCCGCAAACCTCCAAGCGATCGCCACGACACTCAGCCTCGAATCTTTTTGGTATGACCTCTCCGAAGTCGAACGACGATTTTATTTACGGGAATTTCTCGCTCAGATTCAGATCC